Proteins co-encoded in one Lagopus muta isolate bLagMut1 chromosome 25, bLagMut1 primary, whole genome shotgun sequence genomic window:
- the LOC125684728 gene encoding von Willebrand factor A domain-containing protein 5A-like produces MFYIWMPNPTRTAWRASALLYAIFLPTACNCRTDMLHYSLLLTVSLQSPHGVADVQANCALTPLIYTAQDHSAAQVSLAGTPPNHHLELLVYYREPTAVSAVVEKGNPAATAGSLFGDSLVLVTLARNIPDAKPGQCQSGEFIFVLDSTSLEHTQDPLLFLLKSLPLGCYFNIYCYGATSVRIYPQSVEYTQDNLNEAMQLIPTIGSRLDDTDLLGTLRTVYNTPRPCGHAHQLFIFMSGLPPDKEAIAAVVCRHRNSHRQCYPGHSPCQGDKG; encoded by the exons ATGTTCTATATATGGATGCCAAATCCCACACGCACTGCATGGAGAGCCAGTGCTCTCCTTTATGCTATATTTCTGCCCACAGCCTGCAATTGTCGCACCGACATGCTGCATTACAGCCTCCTGCTCACTGTCAGCCTGCAGTCACCCCATGGTGTGGCTGATGTCCAGGCCAACTGTGCCCTCACTCCTTTGATCTACACTGCCCAGGACCACAGTGCTGCACAG GTCTCACTGGCTGGCACTCCCCCAAATCACCATTTGGAGCTGCTGGTGTATTACAGAGAACCTactgcagtcagtgctgtgGTGGAGAAAGGAAaccctgcagccactgcag GCTCTCTGTTTGGTGATTCCCTGGTGTTGGTGACACTGGCACGCAACATCCCTGATGCAAAACCTGGCCAGTGCCAGTCTGGAGAGTTCATCTTTGTTTTGGACAGCACTTCCCTTGAGCACACACAG GACCCCTTGCTCTTCCTTCTCAAAAGCCTACCCCTGGGCTGCTACTTCAACATTTACTGCTATGGAGCAACATCTGTGCGCATCTACCC gcagagtgTTGAATACACCCAGGACAACCTGAATGAAGCAATGCAACTCATTCCCACAATTGGCTCCAGGCTGGATGACACAGACCTGCTGGGAACTCTCCGCACAGTCTACAACACTCCCCGCCCCTGCGGACATGCACACCAG CTCTTCATCTTCATGTCTGGGCTGCCACCTGACAAGGAAGCCATTGCTGCTGTGGTCTGCCGTCATCGCAACAGCCACCG ACAGTGCTACCCTGGCCACAGCCCTTGCCAGGGAGACAAAGGGTGA
- the DAD1 gene encoding dolichyl-diphosphooligosaccharide--protein glycosyltransferase subunit DAD1, with translation MSGAAGSGAAGSVGSVVRRFLAEYGSGTSSRLKVLDAYLLYVMLTGALQFGYCLGVGTFPFNSFLSGFISAVGSFILGVCLRIQINPQNKAEFQGISPERAFADFLFANTILHLVVINFVG, from the exons ATGTCGGGCGCGGCGGGTTCGGGGGCTGCGGGTTCTGTAGGTTCTGTGGTGCGGCGCTTCCTGGCGGAGTACGGTAGCGGCACGTCGAGCCGCCTCAAGGTGCTGGACGCATACCTGTTGTACGTGATGCTCACCGGGGCGCTCCAGTTTGGCTACTGCCTGGGTGTCGGCACATTTCCCTTCAACTCCTTCCTCAGCGGCTTTATCTCCGCCGTCGGCAGCTTCATCCTCGGCG TTTGTCTCAGGATCCAGATTAACCCCCAGAACAAAGCCGAGTTCCAAGGCATTTCACCAGAGCGGGCATTCGCCGATTTCCTCTTTGCCAACACCATCCTGCATCTCGTCGTTATCAATTTTGTTGGCTGA